The genomic DNA GTCTTTGCTTTACTGTCGTTTGAGGCATTTTCACAAAACATTAAAACTTTTCCGTTGGGATTTCATGCTTTGGATCAAGCGCAAAAAATTGTTCCAGAATATACCCAAGCTATTGCTCAAGCCAGTCAGTTGATTGGAAGAGTACTCAGTGAAAAAGAAAATGGAACCGCTTATCTATTTTACAATGATAAAGAATCAAGGTGGGAAGCACATTCAGCCTATCATGTAGTTGAAGATGAGGTGGCAGCTTCTTTACCTTTAGTGATGGAGCTCATGGATAAAACCTGGATCACTTTAGATCCCAATAAGATTGTTTCAACACAAGATGAGCATGATCAAGATAGGGTTCGTTATGAGGTTGAATACAGTGGAGAAAAACCCAATAAAGTTGTTTATCAACATTCAAGCTCTATAGAGTCAGGGACAAGTATTGTTGTAATGGGCTACCCCCACGTCACAACCAAGATAAAAACAAGCTTTGGTCATGCGTTGATGACAAGTGATCGTGGTTTTTGGCTGTCAACAGCAACAACGCAAACCGGTTCCAGTGGTTCTCCAGTAATGGCTTTAGGGGAGGAAGGTGAGTTGAAACTGCTGGGTACCGTGGTGATTGCCCATAATATTGAGCCATTTATGGTGGTGTCCTATAATGTTATAGATAAACGTTTGCCTAGCGTCTTATCGACGATGGATTTTAATGCATGGATTATGGAAGTATCTAAGCCTAAAAAATCTTTAGATAAAATCAATTTAGACATTAGGACTTTCTTCACCGAGCTTTTATCTCCATACATAGGTAAAATGAATGTTTATCCTGAAACGGTGGGGGCTTGGTATCAAGTTGAGTATCAAAAAATCATTCATGATTTAAAAGACTTTTTACAAAGAGCAAAACTAAGGGTAGCCGATAATCCTCACCAAGCAGCTCAGGATATAAAAAAGGGTCTTATAGAATATTATTCACGCAATAACTTGGGCACCACTAAAATAAACACCGTCGATTTTCCGCTCTTAACCCAGCATCAATGGAATCACATAGCCCCTAAAGATCTTAAACCCATATTGCTAGATGAACTCGATAAAAGTATAGGTTACTTGGATGAATACGCAGAACGATTAAGGGATATTGCACAGCTTTTCATGCATGAACAGTTAGAAGAGGTTATTGTAAACGCTCGCAGACTTAACATCATTGAAAATGAAGAAAACTTTGAACATTACAATATCCCCATGATGTCATCGATCAGCGCATATTAATGGATAAAGTTTGGATACTACGCATAAAGTTTAATTTATGTTAGAAGATCCGTGATGTTAACAAAGAATTTTTTAGGCAGTACAGAGTTAGAAGTATCCAAGCTAGGCTTTGGAACCTATAGGGTTGATGCTAGAGTCAAAACCCATGAGCAAGCCTTATCTTATGCTTTGGACCAAGGTGTTAACTTAATTGATACCAGCAGCAATTACATGCATGGTTATTCAGAGCAGTTGATTGGGCAAGTCATCCATGGCAAGATCAAAAAAGGTCAATTAAAGAGGCAAGACTGCGTCATTGTCAGCAAAGCCGGTTATGTTCAAGGTGAAACCTTAGAAAAAACCAAACAGCATGCAGAAACCTATGGCCAAGCCTTGGTTAAAATCAACGATCAACATTGGCATTGCCTGGCACCACATTTTATTCAACAGCAAATTGATCAGTCTTTACAGCGCATGCAGCTCGATCAGATTGACGTTTATTTGCTGCACAACCCTGAATATCTTTTGCCAAGCTTGGGGGAGGAAAAATTTTATAGCGTTATTGAGTTGGCATTTGCAGCTTTGGAAAAGGCAGTAACAGAAGGCAAGATCAAATATTATGGTGTTTCATCCAATACCTTTGCAAGCAAAGACAATCAGGTCAATTTAGATCAAGTATGGACCTGTGCCAATGCGGTGAATCCCAAACATCATTTTAGAGTGATTGAGTTTCCTTTAAACTTGTTTGAGTCATCAGCAGCTGTGGATAAAGATATCAATCTATTAGAAAAAGCGCAGATGTATGGTTTAGGGACCTTGGCCAACAGACCGCTTAATGCGTTTACCCCAGCAAAAGAGCTGTTTCGTTTGGTGAGCTTTAAAATTGATAAAAAAGATGAGGTTCTTTTAGATAAAGAATTGGCCAAGCATTTACAGGCCTTGGTTCAGTGGGAAAAAGAATTCAATCAAATCCCCATGGATGAAAAAGTCCAACCGTTTTTTCTTGGCCATGTTTTGTATGCGCAAAAAGAAAACATCACGGATCTGTTTCAATGGCAGGACTTGTACCGCTATCAAATTCATCCTTTGCTAGAAAACAGCATTAAACAGCTCAGTCAAATTGATGAAATCAGAACCTGGTTGGATGAATACATGACCCAATCCATGCAGTTGATTAAAATATATACAGAGTCTTTAAGCTTAAAAGCGCAAAAAAAATCAGAAGCTTTAATGCATTGGCTAGATGAACAAAACCAAGGTTTAAAACAGTTTAAAAGCCTTTCACAAAAAGTTTTGTCCGTGTATCAATCTTTGCCGGAGTTGAGTTCAGTCTTGGTAGGGATGCGTGAAGAAAAATATGTTGAGGATGTTTTAAACAGTCAAGCAGATTTAGATGAAGAGCAAGCAAAAGCAATTTTACAAGGTTTTAAGGATATCGCTTCATGATTAGTGTTGAAAATGTAAGTAAAATGTTTGGTCCACAAACCTTGTATCAAGATGCATCGTTTTCTATAGAAACCGGACAAAAAATAGCCCTCTTAGGACCCAACGGTGCTGGTAAGTCTACGTTTTTTAAAATCCTGATGGGTGAAGAAGTGGCGGATACTGGAGAAATCAGAACGCCTAAAAATTACAGCATGGGGATGTTACGCCAGGAATGGGAGCCTCCCAAAGATAAAAGTATCTTACAAGCAACCTTGATGGAGTTTAAAGCTTGGTATCAATGCAAACAGGATTTAGAGCAGCTTCAAAAAAACATTAAAAGCAGTGAAACAGCACAAAAAAACTATGCCCAACAAGAAGAAGCATTTTTATCTTTGGGTGGCTTTGCGGTTGAACAAGAAGCCAAGGAGCTACTCAGCGGTTTAGGATTTAAAGAAGAGCAGTTTGATAAGCCTTGCCAGACCTTAAGTGGAGGCTGGAAAATGCGCGTGCATTTGGCAGGACTTTTATTGCAAAAGCCAGAGGCCCTACTCTTAGATGAACCCACCAACCATTTGGATATTCAGTCGGTGGAATGGTTAGAGCGCTTTTTAAAAAACTACCCCTATACGGTGTTAATGATTACGCACGATAGGATGTTGGCGCAAAAAATATGCAAACAAGTCTTGGAATTTGCTCCGCCAAAACTCAACAAGTGGCCGTATCGTGTAGAGCGTTTTGAAAAAGAAAAAGTGGAACGCATGAAAGTGATTCAAGCAGAATATGAAAACAAAATGAAAGAGCTTGAACACCTAGAGCAATTTATTTCCAGGTTTAAAGCCAAGGCCAGTAAAGCCAGACAAGCGCAGAGCAGAATGAAATCGGCTGAAAAATACCGAGAAGACATGGAAAAAATTAAAGCCGAGATGCCCGTCTTTTCCAAAAGGCCGTCTAAGTTTTCTTTACAAATCACCTCTCGCCTACCCAAGGTGGTTCTTTCTTTTGAAAACGCTTGCTTTGGTTACAGTCAAGATAAGCCCTTGTATACTATTGATGAAGTGCTCATTGAGTCTGGAAAAAAAATAGGCGTCATAGGTCAAAACGGTGTGGGTAAAAGTACCTTTTTAAAAACTTGTGCTGGTGAGTTGAAGCTTTTAAAAGGTGAGTGGAAAAAACCAGACAGTGTTGATGTGGCTCTATTTACGCAACATAGAATGGAAGAACTGCCCTTGCAGTACACAGGAAT from bacterium includes the following:
- a CDS encoding aldo/keto reductase, with translation MLTKNFLGSTELEVSKLGFGTYRVDARVKTHEQALSYALDQGVNLIDTSSNYMHGYSEQLIGQVIHGKIKKGQLKRQDCVIVSKAGYVQGETLEKTKQHAETYGQALVKINDQHWHCLAPHFIQQQIDQSLQRMQLDQIDVYLLHNPEYLLPSLGEEKFYSVIELAFAALEKAVTEGKIKYYGVSSNTFASKDNQVNLDQVWTCANAVNPKHHFRVIEFPLNLFESSAAVDKDINLLEKAQMYGLGTLANRPLNAFTPAKELFRLVSFKIDKKDEVLLDKELAKHLQALVQWEKEFNQIPMDEKVQPFFLGHVLYAQKENITDLFQWQDLYRYQIHPLLENSIKQLSQIDEIRTWLDEYMTQSMQLIKIYTESLSLKAQKKSEALMHWLDEQNQGLKQFKSLSQKVLSVYQSLPELSSVLVGMREEKYVEDVLNSQADLDEEQAKAILQGFKDIAS
- a CDS encoding ATP-binding cassette domain-containing protein: MISVENVSKMFGPQTLYQDASFSIETGQKIALLGPNGAGKSTFFKILMGEEVADTGEIRTPKNYSMGMLRQEWEPPKDKSILQATLMEFKAWYQCKQDLEQLQKNIKSSETAQKNYAQQEEAFLSLGGFAVEQEAKELLSGLGFKEEQFDKPCQTLSGGWKMRVHLAGLLLQKPEALLLDEPTNHLDIQSVEWLERFLKNYPYTVLMITHDRMLAQKICKQVLEFAPPKLNKWPYRVERFEKEKVERMKVIQAEYENKMKELEHLEQFISRFKAKASKARQAQSRMKSAEKYREDMEKIKAEMPVFSKRPSKFSLQITSRLPKVVLSFENACFGYSQDKPLYTIDEVLIESGKKIGVIGQNGVGKSTFLKTCAGELKLLKGEWKKPDSVDVALFTQHRMEELPLQYTGINYLLESTQGNTITQIRGVCGTLGLGQNDLDKSIEVLSGGEKARLSLAKILLMKPGLLLLDEPTNHLDMEACDAMLKGLADYQGTVIVVSHNREFLDGLVDEIMEIDSPEVHRYLGNYSYWHNKQIELGKSQANQDESSKNNAGHKAKSSGKKSKEQKRQEALERQKKSQEKKNLVKKNKEIETQLEQNKQELASIDQDLMNPETMQSPEFANMMKRRKELEQSQAKLEEQWLLIQDQLE